The following DNA comes from Cryobacterium psychrophilum.
GTCCGGAATGAATCGTCTGCAGGGCATCCGTTGAGTTGGGCTGGGCCATGCCGCCCGAGTTGTGAATCACCAGCATGGGCTTCTCGTAGCCGGAGTCCCGAAGGTTATTGGAGAGCTGGTTGAGTGCGTAGAACATGGTCTCGTGCAGGAACGCATCGACGATCGTTGCCATGGCCCGCACATACTCACCCTTGCGCCCAGACACCTGGCTGCTGAGGAGCACCGGGATCGACCCGAGTTCGTGCGGGGGGTACTCGTCGAGGATGATCTCGAGAATGCGGTCCTCGTGCACCGAATTCTCGGTGGCATTGGTGAGGGCGATCACGATCGCCTCGGCGCCGTTGTTCACGAGCTCTCGCACCTGGGTGCGCACGTCGTCGTACATGATCGGTACAAGCACCTCGCCCACCGAGTCGATGCGCTCCTTCACCGAGCGGATGAGCCGGCGGGGAACGAGCGGCTCTGGTCGTTGGGCATCGGGCATGTCGCCCTGCTTGACGCCGTCGAGTCCTTCGCCGTAACCGCGTCCTCGAGACAGCGGGATCGTGTCTTCGAAGCCGTGGGTGACGATTGCGGCCACGCGGGGGCCCTTGCCCTCGATGAGCGCGTTCGTGCCGAGCGTCGTCGCGTAGCGCACCGAGTCGACTTCCTTGAGCGCGGTTTCGCGGGAGATTCCCGCGCGGTCACAGGCGCGGTCGAGGGCCTCGTTGAATCCGAGGGCCAGGTTGTGGTGCGTCGTGAGCGCCTTCGACTCGATGTAGACGTCGTCCCAGACGAAGAAGCAGTCGCTGAACGTGCCGCCGATGTCGACAGATATTCGCTTCATGGTCAGTTCGCTCCCATGGTGTCGGTGGTGCGTGGGCCGTGCGAGTGGCCGCCGACGGAGTCGAATCGGGCGCTCAGGTCGGTGACAGCGTTCTCGCCGGGGCCATAGTTGACGACCTCTTCCGGGTTGCCACCGTGGGCCTCCCACTTTTCGCGCAGGGAATCGATGTCCCAGAGCATGTCGACGGTGGGAGGGTGTCCCGGCGGGAGGTACTCGGCCTCGATCTGGGTGCCGCAGGTGGGGCAGTAGAACTCCAGGATGCGGCAGAACGTGGGGTCGGGGGAGAACGTGAATTCGTACTTCTCCGGGTCGATGACCGGCGGGTGGATCTCCCGGGGGTCCCGGTCGTAGACCAGGGTTCCCTCTTTGTAGTTGCCGCGGGCGTCGCCGAAATCGTGGGCGCAGACGCGGCAGATCCAGCGTTCGGTGTCGAGATCAATAAAGAGGTATTCCGTCATGGGAACGCGCATTGTGTTTTACCTTCCTTGGTAAACGCAGGTGTGTAATGCGGGGATTAAGAGTGGATGTTGTCGGTCAGCAACAGGTCACCGGCGTTGGAGACCGTGAGGTTCCAGCCGAGGGGAACGCGGGCGGTGAAGAAGGGACCTTCCACGATGGCTGGTCCGGATGCCGCGGCGCCCGGCTGCTGCTCGTCGAGCTGGTACACCGACACCGTGTCGACCTGCGAGGCGGAGGACCGCACCTGGCGGGTTCCGTTGACCACGGCCGGCGTCGTTGCGGCGGGGGAGCCGCCCTCAAGGACCGGGTGCGGCAGACGGAAGATGGCCTTGAGCGAGAGGATCTCACTGCCATCTTCGAGCAGATCAGTCCACTCGAGTTCGCAGTCGTCGATATCGTGCCCCTCCTGGAACATGTCCCGGGACGCATCGAGAAGCATCGCGGCCTTCGCCGTCTCGATCTCCGCCGGCGTGAACCCGGTGACGTCGATCTCGTACGACTGGGCGATGTCCGAGAAACTGATTCCGTAGGCGGAGAACACAGCCGCCAGGCGGGGTACGAGCACGTGGCTCACGCCCACGCTGCGGGCCGCGGCGCACGCACTCATGGGGCCACCGCCACCGAAGGCGGCGATGGTGGTCTCCGGGCCCGGCTTGAGCAGCTTGGCGAAGGCCTCGGCGAGCTGGCTGGAGTACGTTGCCTCCATGCGGATGAGTGCCTCCTCCAGGGTGATGCCGAGGGGGACGGCCACCGTTTTGGTGATCACGGCACGGGACCGTTCGGCGTCCAGCGCCAACTCGCCGTTCAAGTACGTCTCGGGGTCGAGCACGCCGAGCAGCAGGTTGACATCGGTGATGGTGGCCTGGGTGCCGCCGAAACCGAAACAGGCCGGTCCGGGAGCCGCGCCGACACTCTCGGGGCCCACGGTGATCACGCCGTCGTGCACGGTGATGATGGAGCTTCCGCCGACGCCGAACGAGTGCACGTTGCTCATCTCGTACGAGATACCGACGCCCTGGATCGAACCGCGACGGTCCACGGAGATGGTGGAATCCTCGACAGATCCGACGTCGGTGGTGGTGCCGCCGACATCGATCATGAGCACGTTCTTCAGGCCGTAGGCCTCGGCGAGTGCGCGGGTGCCTTCGAGGCCGCCTCTCGGCCCAGAGGAATAGGTCTTGAGTGCCACCGACTTGGCGACCCGCGAAGAGGCACCGTCGTTGCGGTAGATCAGCAGGGGGTTCTTCACCTTGTAGGCGCGCAGGCGGTGCTCGGCGCTGTAGAGAAAACGCTCAACCGTGGGGTGCAGGAAGGAGTTGAGGATGCCCGACCAGATCTGTCGTGAGCGGTTCGTGTCGGATGCGAACTCCCGCGAGAACAGGATAGGAACCGAGCCGAGCAGGTGCCGGGGAAAGTTCTTGAGCATGGTGCGCTTGTACAGGTGCT
Coding sequences within:
- a CDS encoding hydantoinase/oxoprolinase family protein, with the translated sequence MERLINIDNGGTLTDIVVGSGTDFTFTKTLTTPVDLSQCLFDAMTKASTQLFDEPNLADLLHSTRHIRYSSTQGTNALVERKGPLIGLITDDQNLAATLRGAEEKLGLFDDLIGNRIAVVAADEAPEQLARDLVSEINRLTTAGAERLVVAATSLEREHLYKRTMLKNFPRHLLGSVPILFSREFASDTNRSRQIWSGILNSFLHPTVERFLYSAEHRLRAYKVKNPLLIYRNDGASSRVAKSVALKTYSSGPRGGLEGTRALAEAYGLKNVLMIDVGGTTTDVGSVEDSTISVDRRGSIQGVGISYEMSNVHSFGVGGSSIITVHDGVITVGPESVGAAPGPACFGFGGTQATITDVNLLLGVLDPETYLNGELALDAERSRAVITKTVAVPLGITLEEALIRMEATYSSQLAEAFAKLLKPGPETTIAAFGGGGPMSACAAARSVGVSHVLVPRLAAVFSAYGISFSDIAQSYEIDVTGFTPAEIETAKAAMLLDASRDMFQEGHDIDDCELEWTDLLEDGSEILSLKAIFRLPHPVLEGGSPAATTPAVVNGTRQVRSSASQVDTVSVYQLDEQQPGAAASGPAIVEGPFFTARVPLGWNLTVSNAGDLLLTDNIHS
- a CDS encoding acetone carboxylase subunit gamma; the protein is MRVPMTEYLFIDLDTERWICRVCAHDFGDARGNYKEGTLVYDRDPREIHPPVIDPEKYEFTFSPDPTFCRILEFYCPTCGTQIEAEYLPPGHPPTVDMLWDIDSLREKWEAHGGNPEEVVNYGPGENAVTDLSARFDSVGGHSHGPRTTDTMGAN